In Lactococcus garvieae subsp. garvieae, the following proteins share a genomic window:
- a CDS encoding sigma-70 family RNA polymerase sigma factor — protein sequence MSNYKFLIRFYLLGFIQESTSRAEKFVERFGGDDTNVKKNRQTIDKLDEIFNPLSDQVLELLRLRFVDELKINEVAELTGLTYNKVYRLCADPIREVKKLAKEYYKK from the coding sequence ATGAGCAATTACAAATTTTTAATACGTTTCTATTTACTGGGTTTTATACAAGAGTCTACCAGTCGAGCAGAGAAGTTTGTCGAGCGGTTCGGCGGAGATGATACGAATGTTAAGAAGAACAGACAAACTATTGATAAACTGGACGAGATATTTAATCCACTCAGTGACCAGGTACTGGAGCTTTTAAGATTAAGGTTTGTGGACGAGTTAAAGATTAATGAGGTCGCAGAACTCACAGGACTGACTTATAACAAGGTTTATCGCTTGTGTGCTGATCCTATTCGAGAGGTTAAGAAGTTGGCCAAAGAGTATTACAAGAAATAA
- a CDS encoding Fic family protein gives MKAQNFIPQNLPLSNTVYDINIYAGKLIKASTLLNALGHTIGNSKINSEIFMLPLLNQEAASSTRIEGTQVTIDDIYEAQNSDSEKNINNQEALNYIDAIDYGKECIQERGYISKRLLKEMHAILMSNGVRGEKKKPGEFKKTENYIGKKGSKREHADFIPPGPEHTEALIDNLVDYINSEVDDDKILFKTAVIHAQFETIHPFLDGNGRIGRVLIPLFLYYKKEIDSPIFFISKSLEKNQFQYYQNLNATRWNQNWNQWIEFFQENTIRQCEDTISLVRETEQLLKEDLELLKSQHNHYQIEKYIVAVYSSPIFTLKKICDQTGISYQSCRSYTNTLLQENRIFSNNTKRNTRFYNYRFLDKLR, from the coding sequence ATGAAAGCACAAAACTTCATACCTCAAAATTTACCTTTGTCTAATACTGTATATGACATTAATATATATGCTGGAAAATTAATAAAAGCAAGTACTTTACTTAATGCTCTTGGACATACAATAGGAAATTCAAAAATAAATTCAGAAATTTTTATGTTACCTTTACTTAATCAAGAGGCTGCTTCATCTACGAGGATAGAAGGAACACAGGTTACTATTGATGACATCTACGAGGCTCAAAATTCAGATTCTGAGAAAAATATCAATAATCAAGAAGCATTAAATTATATTGATGCAATTGATTATGGAAAAGAATGCATTCAAGAAAGAGGGTATATAAGCAAAAGATTGTTGAAAGAAATGCATGCGATTCTTATGTCTAATGGTGTTCGAGGTGAAAAGAAAAAGCCCGGAGAATTTAAAAAAACTGAGAATTATATTGGTAAAAAGGGCTCCAAAAGAGAGCATGCGGACTTTATTCCTCCTGGTCCTGAACATACTGAGGCGTTAATTGACAATTTAGTTGACTACATCAATTCTGAGGTAGATGATGATAAAATTTTATTTAAAACTGCAGTAATTCACGCTCAATTTGAAACAATTCACCCTTTTTTGGACGGAAACGGAAGGATTGGTCGGGTCTTAATTCCTTTATTTTTATATTATAAAAAAGAAATTGATAGCCCTATTTTCTTTATAAGCAAAAGTCTCGAAAAAAATCAATTTCAATATTATCAGAATTTGAATGCTACTAGATGGAATCAAAACTGGAATCAATGGATTGAATTTTTTCAAGAAAATACAATTCGGCAATGTGAAGATACAATAAGTTTAGTTCGCGAGACGGAACAGTTATTAAAAGAAGATTTAGAATTGTTGAAGTCTCAGCATAATCATTATCAAATCGAAAAGTATATAGTTGCAGTATACTCTTCCCCTATTTTTACTTTGAAAAAGATATGTGATCAAACTGGAATCTCTTATCAATCTTGTAGAAGTTATACAAATACATTGTTACAAGAGAATCGAATATTTAGTAATAATACTAAACGTAATACAAGATTCTACAATTATAGATTTTTAGATAAATTACGTTGA
- a CDS encoding helix-turn-helix domain-containing protein, with protein MTIFERIKELSKKRNISVKELALQLGFSENLFYRWKTTNPKAEDLAKVADYFNVSVDYLLGREEAKPVNEPIDLAEVANSDDDDAIWETFLNAGGRPLTEKDKMGIKLLFADRWEEFRQTAKEHKEGKK; from the coding sequence ATGACTATCTTTGAAAGAATTAAGGAACTATCCAAAAAAAGGAATATCTCAGTAAAAGAGCTTGCATTGCAACTCGGTTTTAGTGAAAATTTATTCTATCGCTGGAAAACCACCAATCCAAAAGCTGAAGATCTCGCAAAAGTTGCCGACTACTTCAACGTGTCCGTAGACTATTTACTAGGGCGTGAGGAAGCGAAGCCAGTAAACGAACCAATAGACTTGGCAGAAGTCGCAAACTCTGATGATGACGACGCCATTTGGGAAACCTTCCTAAACGCTGGTGGTCGTCCGTTAACTGAAAAAGATAAAATGGGCATTAAGTTACTTTTTGCAGATCGTTGGGAAGAGTTCCGACAAACTGCAAAAGAACATAAAGAAGGTAAAAAATGA
- a CDS encoding antiterminator Q family protein has translation MSKAKITEDEFTRFERLFFKVWHVYEFGNDKYYSFSDTEIEHLNNCLEQFKQEHPREHDIIIRHYLKRVYYTTIAREQNVSEGYIRKLCKNGAYYFLQLYDE, from the coding sequence ATGAGCAAAGCAAAGATAACTGAAGATGAATTCACTCGATTTGAACGACTATTTTTTAAGGTATGGCACGTCTATGAGTTCGGGAATGACAAGTATTATAGTTTCTCAGATACTGAAATAGAGCATTTAAACAACTGCCTTGAACAATTCAAGCAAGAACACCCACGAGAGCACGACATCATCATTAGGCACTATCTCAAGCGTGTGTATTATACAACTATTGCGCGTGAGCAGAACGTGTCAGAGGGCTATATCAGAAAGCTGTGTAAGAATGGTGCTTACTACTTCTTGCAACTGTATGATGAATAG
- a CDS encoding XRE family transcriptional regulator, whose protein sequence is MIDTTQNMDAYRLKIKQYLSDKGWTQQALVRLTGYPKQDVSAILLGKQKGTPYANIFITAVCEAYKIN, encoded by the coding sequence ATGATTGACACAACGCAAAACATGGACGCCTACCGCTTGAAAATTAAGCAGTATCTGTCAGATAAGGGTTGGACACAACAAGCCTTAGTGCGATTAACTGGATACCCTAAGCAAGATGTATCCGCAATTCTCTTAGGGAAACAGAAAGGCACACCATACGCAAACATTTTTATTACTGCAGTATGTGAAGCCTACAAAATAAACTGA
- a CDS encoding DUF1655 domain-containing protein gives MTQFINVDEAKILFGKCLAKARHHIEVDDNTDKLFDGKTIITFTFLGDCYQVEYIGGVKA, from the coding sequence ATGACACAATTTATAAATGTAGACGAGGCAAAAATATTGTTTGGGAAATGTTTAGCCAAAGCACGCCACCATATCGAGGTTGACGACAATACAGACAAGCTGTTTGACGGCAAAACTATCATTACTTTTACTTTCTTAGGGGATTGTTACCAAGTGGAGTATATTGGAGGTGTAAAAGCATGA
- a CDS encoding GIY-YIG nuclease family protein → MTILLKDIFNFDNLLKKYNGKRIKLRFNTNWQENSMVFDYADMCRKKENKFVPMMLTVGNKKQSRNSEKDIQFQFIEVERHKWLFVGAYDIKTKYSLTYELSEEFSESYAEAVRLQEYDKFMEKVVVDFKNRGQSFFYVNQDIINNIHINSILPKPYFELDIDFPGYNNICESYYDLKQHWNNKSWIQALSEVYGVYLITDIKTGKLYVGSATGKHGIYGRWSTYLAEGYDKNELEDSKYPNTKLKEIVNVKGIEYIKKNFQYSILEIFNKNDIGKQNALEREIYWKNMLQSRKFGYNNN, encoded by the coding sequence ATGACCATTTTACTAAAAGACATTTTTAACTTTGATAATTTGTTAAAAAAATATAATGGAAAAAGAATTAAACTTCGATTTAATACGAATTGGCAAGAAAATAGTATGGTTTTTGATTATGCTGATATGTGTAGAAAAAAAGAAAACAAATTTGTTCCGATGATGTTAACAGTAGGAAATAAAAAACAATCTCGAAACTCAGAAAAGGATATACAGTTCCAATTTATTGAAGTAGAACGTCACAAATGGCTTTTTGTAGGGGCATACGATATAAAAACAAAGTATAGCTTAACTTACGAGTTATCTGAGGAGTTCTCAGAAAGTTATGCTGAGGCTGTCAGACTCCAAGAGTACGATAAATTTATGGAAAAGGTAGTTGTTGATTTTAAAAACCGTGGTCAAAGTTTTTTCTATGTAAACCAAGATATTATAAATAATATTCACATAAATTCTATTTTGCCTAAGCCTTATTTTGAATTAGATATCGATTTCCCTGGATATAATAACATTTGTGAAAGCTATTATGATTTAAAACAGCACTGGAATAATAAATCATGGATTCAGGCTTTATCAGAAGTCTATGGTGTCTATTTAATTACTGATATAAAAACAGGTAAATTATATGTTGGATCGGCAACAGGAAAACATGGTATTTATGGTAGGTGGTCGACATATCTTGCTGAGGGATATGATAAAAATGAGTTAGAAGATAGCAAATATCCCAATACAAAGCTGAAGGAAATAGTTAATGTTAAAGGAATAGAATATATAAAGAAAAATTTTCAATATAGTATCCTAGAAATATTTAATAAAAATGATATTGGTAAGCAAAATGCATTGGAACGCGAAATTTATTGGAAAAATATGCTACAGTCACGTAAATTTGGCTACAATAATAACTAA